The following proteins are encoded in a genomic region of Dialister hominis:
- the gatA gene encoding Asp-tRNA(Asn)/Glu-tRNA(Gln) amidotransferase subunit GatA, with protein MNFTIHDLHAQLVNKEISAVELTKKVIAHRDSVEKDVHAYLSLSDAKALEKAAEVDAKIAAGEEISDLAGIPGAIKDNICISGETCTAASRMLEHWVAPYDATVIEKLKQQDFISIGKTNMDEFAMGSSTENSAFGPTRNPWNLDYVPGGSSGGSAAAVAAIEAVWALGSDTGGSIRQPASFNGIVGLKPTYGLVSRYGLLAFASSLDQIGGLTKDVTDAAILLNAIAGYDAKDSTSIPQDKKDYKKALVNNVKGMKIGVPREFFGEGIKPETKEAVKKALAFYEKEGAELVDVSIPHINSGVSVYYIIAPAEASSNLARYDGVGFGYRAEGKDIIDMYIKTRSTGFGEEVKRRIMLGNYVLSAGYYDAYYLKALKVRTLLKQEFDEVYKSCDVIAAPSASGTSFKFGAFSDPLSLYMEDICTVPVNLIGAPSISIPVGFHEGMPLGMQLIGKPLGEETIIQAAYTFEQSHPEFTQIAPKGEIKA; from the coding sequence TTGAATTTCACAATTCATGACTTGCATGCACAGCTGGTCAATAAGGAAATATCAGCTGTTGAATTAACAAAGAAAGTTATTGCGCATCGTGACTCCGTCGAGAAGGATGTTCATGCATATCTCTCGCTTAGCGATGCAAAAGCTCTGGAAAAAGCGGCTGAAGTTGACGCCAAGATTGCAGCAGGAGAAGAAATCTCTGATCTGGCGGGCATTCCGGGAGCCATTAAGGATAATATCTGCATCAGCGGAGAAACCTGCACAGCTGCATCCAGGATGTTGGAACACTGGGTTGCTCCCTATGATGCCACTGTCATTGAAAAACTTAAGCAGCAGGATTTCATCTCTATCGGAAAGACGAACATGGATGAATTCGCAATGGGCTCTTCTACAGAAAATTCCGCTTTCGGACCGACAAGGAACCCATGGAATCTGGATTATGTTCCTGGCGGCTCCTCCGGCGGCTCTGCTGCAGCAGTAGCTGCAATAGAAGCAGTCTGGGCCCTTGGTTCTGATACGGGCGGATCCATCCGCCAGCCAGCTTCCTTCAATGGCATCGTAGGTCTCAAACCTACCTATGGGCTTGTTTCCAGATATGGCCTTCTGGCTTTTGCATCTTCACTCGATCAGATTGGCGGTTTGACGAAAGACGTAACCGATGCTGCCATTCTTTTAAATGCGATTGCCGGGTATGATGCAAAGGATTCCACCTCCATTCCTCAGGATAAAAAAGATTACAAGAAAGCTCTTGTGAATAACGTGAAGGGAATGAAGATCGGTGTCCCGAGAGAATTCTTTGGCGAAGGGATTAAGCCTGAGACCAAAGAGGCTGTTAAAAAGGCACTGGCCTTCTATGAGAAGGAAGGCGCTGAGCTTGTCGATGTCTCCATCCCGCATATTAACAGCGGTGTTTCTGTTTACTATATCATTGCTCCTGCAGAAGCAAGTTCCAACCTTGCCCGTTATGACGGCGTAGGCTTCGGATATCGTGCAGAAGGCAAAGATATCATTGATATGTATATCAAGACAAGAAGCACGGGCTTTGGCGAAGAAGTAAAGCGCAGAATCATGCTTGGCAACTATGTTCTGTCAGCAGGATATTATGATGCATATTATCTGAAAGCGCTGAAGGTACGCACTCTCCTCAAACAGGAATTTGATGAAGTATACAAGTCCTGTGATGTGATTGCAGCTCCTTCTGCATCCGGGACATCATTCAAGTTCGGCGCATTCTCTGATCCGCTCTCCCTGTACATGGAAGATATCTGCACGGTTCCGGTCAACCTGATCGGTGCTCCGTCCATCAGCATCCCGGTCGGATTCCATGAAGGAATGCCTCTTGGCATGCAGCTGATCGGCAAGCCGCTTGGCGAAGAAACAATTATTCAGGCTGCATATACTTTTGAACAGTCTCATCCTGAATTTACCCAAATTGCACCGAAAGGAGAGATTAAGGCATGA
- the gatC gene encoding Asp-tRNA(Asn)/Glu-tRNA(Gln) amidotransferase subunit GatC, which produces MKITIEEAKKIALLSRLEFSPEDLEKMRESMNSILTHMEELSQYDTTDVAPTVHAVEQYNVMREDKPHQSFTNEQALMNAPESEDGYFKVPKII; this is translated from the coding sequence ATGAAAATCACAATTGAGGAAGCCAAGAAGATTGCGCTTCTTTCCAGATTAGAGTTTTCTCCGGAGGATCTGGAAAAAATGCGTGAATCAATGAACAGCATTCTGACTCATATGGAAGAACTCAGCCAGTATGATACGACAGATGTTGCGCCAACGGTACATGCAGTAGAACAGTATAACGTTATGCGTGAAGATAAACCACATCAATCCTTCACAAATGAACAGGCACTTATGAATGCGCCTGAAAGTGAAGATGGATATTTTAAAGTACCAAAAATTATTTAA
- the ligA gene encoding NAD-dependent DNA ligase LigA: MVPEDVREEAEKLKKELRHHSYLYYVLDKPEISDYEFDHMYRKLVDIEAKYPELVTPDSPTQRVGGKATDDFQKVRFRKPMLSLANAFSADELRDFDRRVKEGLETDHVQYITELKIDGLSMNLIYKNGVLTQGLTRGDGRVGEDVTSNVKTIHTIPLYIENAPPYMEVRGEVYMPRKSFIMLNEERDEAGLMPFANCRNAAAGSLRQLDPHVTAARNLAFFAYALGDIEGLEISSQEELLMKLSEFHFQVNPNYKKWDSIEGVIQGVNDWEVRRHDLGYDTDGMVIKVNDFAQQEKLGATVKDPRWAMAYKYPPEEAETKVEKIVVTLGRTGVLTPSADLEPVHLAGTVVKRATLHNMDFIKEKDIREGDYVKIYKAGEIIPEIDRVLKEKRNGSEKPFEIPEVCPVCGSPVGRPAGEVAYRCTNPNCGGIVREKLVHFASRDAMNIEGMGPSVVDSLLAYRLVSDPGDFYRLTQDELEQIERMGEKRAGNLIAAIEKSKESGLAKLLFGLGIRFLGAKGAELVAGKYHTMEELENAGTDDIQSIDGIGKATAESLYSYLHDMENMKVLDKLKSAGVMMEAAVEEETGSAFEGEMVVLTGKLSSMGRREARDLIKSQGGSVQSSITNHTTLVVAGEDAGSKLDKAREKGIPVLSEEEFLARLGRA; the protein is encoded by the coding sequence ATGGTTCCTGAAGATGTGCGAGAAGAAGCCGAAAAACTGAAAAAGGAGCTTCGTCATCACAGCTACTTGTACTATGTATTGGACAAGCCTGAAATTTCAGATTATGAATTTGACCATATGTACAGAAAGCTTGTAGACATAGAGGCAAAGTATCCTGAGCTTGTTACTCCGGATTCTCCGACACAGAGAGTCGGGGGAAAGGCAACGGATGATTTCCAGAAGGTAAGATTCAGGAAGCCTATGCTGAGCCTTGCCAATGCGTTCAGCGCCGATGAGCTCCGGGATTTTGACCGCAGGGTCAAGGAAGGGCTTGAAACAGACCACGTCCAGTATATTACGGAGCTCAAAATCGACGGGCTCTCAATGAACCTGATCTATAAAAACGGCGTTTTGACGCAGGGGCTGACAAGAGGCGACGGAAGAGTCGGCGAAGATGTTACAAGCAATGTAAAAACGATTCATACGATTCCGCTTTACATAGAAAACGCTCCGCCATATATGGAAGTCCGCGGTGAAGTTTACATGCCGAGAAAAAGCTTCATCATGCTCAATGAGGAAAGGGATGAAGCCGGACTCATGCCGTTTGCAAACTGCAGGAATGCAGCAGCAGGTTCCCTGCGCCAGCTTGATCCGCATGTCACGGCTGCCCGCAATCTGGCTTTTTTCGCGTATGCATTAGGCGACATTGAAGGCCTTGAAATTTCCTCGCAGGAAGAGCTTCTGATGAAACTTTCCGAATTCCATTTCCAGGTAAACCCGAATTATAAGAAATGGGATTCCATTGAAGGAGTCATCCAGGGCGTCAATGACTGGGAAGTCCGCAGGCATGATCTTGGATACGACACTGACGGAATGGTTATAAAAGTCAATGACTTTGCGCAGCAGGAAAAGCTTGGCGCAACCGTCAAGGATCCGCGCTGGGCCATGGCTTACAAGTACCCGCCGGAAGAGGCCGAGACTAAAGTTGAAAAAATTGTCGTAACTCTTGGAAGGACAGGAGTCCTGACACCATCTGCCGATCTTGAACCGGTCCATCTGGCAGGGACAGTCGTAAAAAGAGCAACCCTCCATAATATGGATTTCATTAAAGAAAAGGATATCCGCGAAGGGGATTACGTAAAGATCTACAAAGCCGGGGAAATCATTCCGGAAATAGACCGCGTGCTGAAGGAAAAACGAAATGGTTCTGAAAAGCCATTTGAAATTCCGGAAGTCTGTCCGGTATGCGGAAGCCCTGTGGGACGTCCTGCCGGCGAAGTCGCTTACAGGTGTACAAATCCGAACTGCGGCGGCATAGTCCGCGAAAAGCTGGTGCATTTTGCCTCCAGAGATGCCATGAACATCGAGGGAATGGGGCCGTCAGTGGTCGATAGCCTTCTGGCATACAGGCTTGTTTCTGATCCCGGTGATTTCTACAGGCTTACTCAGGATGAGCTTGAACAGATTGAACGGATGGGAGAAAAGCGTGCCGGAAACCTGATTGCAGCAATAGAAAAGAGCAAGGAAAGCGGATTGGCAAAACTGCTCTTTGGCCTGGGCATCCGTTTCCTTGGTGCAAAAGGTGCTGAGCTCGTAGCCGGAAAGTACCATACCATGGAGGAGCTGGAAAATGCCGGCACAGATGATATCCAGAGTATTGACGGAATCGGCAAGGCAACGGCTGAAAGTTTGTACAGCTACCTGCATGATATGGAAAATATGAAGGTACTGGATAAGCTTAAAAGCGCAGGCGTCATGATGGAAGCAGCCGTCGAAGAGGAAACAGGAAGCGCCTTTGAAGGTGAAATGGTCGTGCTGACAGGAAAATTATCCAGCATGGGGCGGCGCGAGGCAAGAGATCTCATCAAAAGCCAGGGCGGCTCTGTCCAAAGTTCCATCACGAACCATACGACCCTTGTCGTAGCAGGGGAAGACGCAGGAAGCAAACTGGACAAGGCCAGAGAAAAAGGAATCCCTGTCCTTAGTGAAGAAGAATTTCTGGCAAGACTTGGAAGAGCGTAA